The Elaeis guineensis isolate ETL-2024a chromosome 11, EG11, whole genome shotgun sequence genomic interval ttttttgagtagttTATGGATGATTATGATGAATAATTAATATAATGCAAAATCTCTTactagtaaaaattaaaaaaaattatgtcctaTATGCTGTGTTTGCaatgataaatataaaaatgagtggTTGTGATTGGCGGCTCGATATTTCTCCTCTCTAACGGCTATTTTGGACCCCTGGAAGAAACCGAACCAAATCCGCCCGACCATCTATCGTGGGGGACGAAATGCCACCGCCTTCCTCCCTCCTCCTCCCTCTCAAATCGCCCCTCCAACTCCCCTCCCTTCCCGCCTCCCTCTCCCGTTTCCAATCTAAACGACACCCTGCGCCCTCTCCATTCACCAAACCCTTCTTCCCTCGTTCCTTCACTCCCCTCGCCGCCAACCCCACCTCCTTCCCCTATTCCTTCCCCCCTAACCCCTTCCGAAACCCTGATCAAGAAGCCCGAGAGATCCCAACCCTTGGAGGCGGCGACGATGACGAAGACGACGAGCTCATCGTCGGAGACTGCCTCGTCTTCGAAGAAGGAGCCTTCGAGGACGGTGACCCTTCTCCAACACCCGACCCCGGCCGTGAGGTGGAGAGGCCTCGGAGAAGGAAGCCTGCAGCCGCGAAGGCAGCTTCAGCGCTGGAACATGAGAATTTAGTTCCAGAGAAGTGGAAAGAGGCGGTGGAGGAGATCAATTTGACCAAGAAGGAGAAGCGCAAGATTTCTCATCAATTGAAATTTGGGAGCCGGTTGGAGAGGAGGAAGCCGCCCCCTTTGCCAGACATAGAGGAGTACAATGCATACAGAGAGATGAAGCTGTCCCAGTTGAACCCCGTGGTCCTTGATAATCCCCGTGAGTTCGCTCTGGAGAAGGAGGCGGTGGTGCCCCCAGAGCCGGGGGGAGGAAGAGTGGCTCCAAGGAACCCAAGATTGGAATTGGGTGGAGGGACTTTGGAGAACATCATGGATTTCTTTAACAGTGGAGATTATGTGCCCGAGGGGATTGATGATGACAAGATGCCACAAGGTGAGTTCTTCTGGAGTTTATCTTCTGGAGTTTCTGATTGAACTTGTGTTTGAATGGAACTCATTAAATCCCAAGTGTGCGTGGATTAGTGCATTATCTCTTGCATCTCtgcattttgataaattttgTAAAGCTTTGATCTTGAAATCTGCAAGCAGTGAAAAGATAAATAATGATAGCAAACCAAAGAAGTCAGGCAAAAGGAACTGAATCTATGTACTTGAGGATTTGCATGTGATTTCTGGGTGGCTTACTGTGCTTTAGGCAGATCAGAGAGAGAATAATGAGAGGTGGTCACCTTGCAGAGCTGTGCAAGAGTTTTTGTTGTATGGAGATCATGAAACATTTGAGCGATAAATGAAAATTGAGTAATTCCTTCGGTTAGGATTCTTTTCCAATACTAGTTCCTCATGGGATACAGATAACCTGGGTCCTGTGGAAAACCTGTGAGGGGACATGGCCTGGGAAGAGGTCCATATTGGAGAAGGGCAAGGTTTTGAATGACTTGCTCCATGATAACTGAGGAGATGCAGGAAGCTTGTGGTGCTGAACATAAAGGATTAATGGGCATACTAGGTGATGAACCTCTCTTAGCTAGGGATTGGGGTAGTATCTTTTGCACAAacgaaggattcaccttcctttgcATGAATCTACTGTTGGATCATGCACTGGtcactttgagatctgtgcaggcGGATGAATGGCAGTGGTTGAAGCCCTTTGAGATCTTGGTAGTGCGTGAGTCAATGGTGGATTCATgcaaaggaaggtgaatccttcttttgtgTGAGAGATGCAACCCTGGTCCATTAGCTAAAATGTGTAGTCCTTGCTAACCCATGCAACTTCCCTCTCAAGAAGGTTGTGGTCACTCAAAAAGTACAAAGAAGATCAGTTTTTGCAAATAGTTGACCAATAAGAATTGAATAGGTAAAAAGAAAACTTCCTTGGGTCTGTCATGTGTGAAATTGATTCGtctatttcaataaaaaattaaaaaaattcaaatttctcaAGAATGAGAAGTTGATTTCCTGATTGTAGTTCAAAAACTCGATTTTTGGCTCTAAATCAGTTTTTGAACTTTCAAATCCTATCGTAAGTTTTTGAACTTTCGAATCAGGTATATGGGGCATGTCATACCATACTGTTTTGGTATTAGTACATGGTATTGAGGGCATACCAACACTCGATATGCCAAATCGGCCGCATACCGACACAGTAACAAGGCGGCAGCGGTATGAGGCTTGATACCAAGATGGCATACCTTGATTGCTGGTGTTGTGAGATAATCTAGGCAACCAGTCATTTGATAGCTTAGTAATCTAGAAATCAAAGTGAATAGGCTCCTCATCCCCTCTCCATAATGGAACTGCAGTTTCTTTTTGATCTGAGGAACTTCTTTCTTTCCTTGGATACCCTTGCTTGCTTGGATCTACGGGGTGGCACAATTGGGCCCACCATCTTGGTTGACCCTATCTGCCCAACTAGATCGGGTACTATGATGATCTCTTCTTAGCTTTTCTTTGTCGAATCTCTGGGAGGATGTCACAGACATGGAGTTTGTACGGATCAATGCCTCTCCTTCTCTAGGCATTTtctgatgaaaataaaaagagtAAGTTGGGAGGGCTGAGAAGGCATAGGAGGCCTCCACACCTCCCCCCCTTATTATTGGGATAGGATGGACAGCAAACCGCACAAACCATCCTGAACCAAGTGGAATCAGATGGTTCTGCTCGGTTCAGTTCAATTTCGGCCCGTTCGGGGCATGTTCCGACCTATATGGCTATATTGTCCTGGTTTTGCATCAAAATAGTTCGATATGCCCTGAACCAGGCAATTCGGGTTGGTACGAAAAAAAGGGCCTGCAGGACTACTTTAACAATAAGAATCAATTGTGGTAGTCACAGAGGGTTGAAAATTGACGGCATTGGACAATGAGAGGTAGGCCATGTGGCAATGGCGAAGTTGGTTGTGACAATTGGAGGTGGTAGGAAGTGACGATGTCAACAATAGGTGATAGTCATTTTACTTCACAGTGGAAacactatatgtatatatactgcAATGAAGGGTGCAATTGCAAGAGCAATGTACAGTGGAAGATTGCAACAATAACATTAGGtgagtgctctctctctctctctctctctctctctctcacacacacacacacacacacacacacacacacattcttGGAGGTTGGAGTGTCCTAGTCTTTTTTGGACTGAGATGTAGAAAAATGTTGGGCTCAAGTTGGTCTTCATTTGATTAGGTGAAGCTTTGGTTGAATTAAAATTTTCACAGTTAAATTTTGGCTACCCTTGAGTCCCCCTTAACATGGTTCATTTTGCAATTTTTCACAGCTCTGCTTGGAATATCAAAGTTCTCACTCTGTTTTTTCAATCCTGATTTCATTGGAAGTGTGTACCAGAGAAGTAGAGATGGCCTTTTGCTACCTAATTATAAATTCTTTACTTATAAGGAAAGTTTGGTTTTAAAGAAAGTttcatctctagtttctttagttaTGTATGTTAGAAGTTTCACTTTCTTAGAAAGCATATACAGTTCCGCATCCAACTTTCCTGCTTTTTGATTCACAAATTTTATAGCACCAGCTTTAGCCAGTTGCCAAACTTCATGGTAATTCGCTGCACGAACCGTTACTTTATATGTTGTAATGGATCTTCTCACTCTCCTTCTGAGATATTATGCTAATGGGAGTGCTTCTCCTGCAAATATGCAAGAGCTCCTTAACCAGTAAAGATGATGGTTTGAGGTAATTGATCATATCAGTCTTTTTGTCCATAATATTATGGTTTTGTTACTTTCTTTAACCATCTTTATATGGTGTTTAGTTTAAATTTTATTAGGATTAAATCTTTTTAAGTTAAAGATCACTCAAAATTATCTTTTCCCTTTTCTACTTCTTCCCAACCTGAATTTTGTTTTGTGCTTTTCTTGGTCTACTCCCTCTTGCATGCTGTTGTTTGAGATGGTCTTTTGTTTTGGGGCTGGAGATCATATTATCAAGTGGAGGACCAGGGTGATGGTGGGGAAGGTTGTCCTAGGAAGTAGATGGTGCTACAGTTAGATTCATGATGAAGACTACTATTGCTTTTTTGGTTGGGGGCAGTGGGGTTGTTTATTGTTACATAATGTCATGATGTTGGGACACAAGGGGTATTTGCAGAAGTAAAAGGGCTTTGACTTATGGCATAAGTGAAAATTGAAATGGAGGGGGTTTGATTTGTATATTTGGCAATAGATAAGTTATATAACAAGAAATTTTCACGGAGTATTCTCATAGATTGTGATGGAGGATCCAGTCTTGTATATTTTTCAATGGGAATTTATGGATATGgagaaaatgattttttttttcctcatttgaGGGCTTTTTTGTGGGTTAGAGAATTTCTTCAGAAATTAGGATGCAGGGAactataaaatagataaaaaaacacATGCATTTAGGCATTCCCCAAATTTAAACCAAGAAACTTAAGAATTTAGATTTCAACAGTCTGAGAAATTCAATTGACAATCATGAGATATGAGGAAGAATAACTATGAAAATCATTTCTTGGGATATTGAGGTTTTAGATGGGATTGGCTAGAGTAATATGATTTAAGGATTGATGTACAGAAATAAACTGAATATGATTGTTTAAAGGAATTGAACCTGGTAGATCCTTGGGTGTGGAACCAAACAGGTAGAGAGGCTAGCACACatatcttttaaaggacaaatcTGGAGTTATCTTAACTACATGTTGTGATAAATAGTATGGTGTGTGAAAAAGCAAGTATTATTTTGGGTATGTTTTTAGAAAGAGCAATTTTTATTTTGGGTATGTTGTTGGtaaaatcaatttttattttcttatattgTAAATTAATGGGGAGATCTGAGCTCATGGAAAATTTTCTTCTAGCTAATAATTTCATGTTTAAAACTTTGAATCTTCTAGACTAAGGCAATGATGAGAAAGATGACTGATTCTTGGTGATGGAAAAAGGGTAGCACAGTTCCCTTTGAGACTTTGAGTGAAGAGAAATGGGTATGAATCAACATTAGATAATCAATCTGACAATTTCAATTTTCTGCAGCAAGGAcctaaaataagtatttttttagtgATTAGAAGATGAGAGAGAAACTCCGAAAATCGAAATCTTAAAAGTGATTTGCAtctatgatatttttcatcaattaaatcTTGCATGAGGAAGACATAAAGAGAAAGAGTCATCCTTATGGCTTCCTGATGTTGCAAGGCCTGCAAAGCAAAGTTCCATATGTGGGCTTATGTGTGGTAGTAGTAAATAATCCAATGTTTTCTCTAACCCAGGGAATGTGGTATTGTAATGTTAAATTGCAGTATTGGACAAAGAATTGTTTTCTCTAGACCAGCTTAATATGAGATTCCTCCATTTTTTATTAGTTCTTCTGGGGCAATCAATGAAATGGTTAAAGTGTTTTACATATTTGAACTTAGATGACTGCAGCAGCCACTTCTTTAATTTCATGACATTATACTCTGAATTATTTAAGATTTGTTCTTAGTTTTAGCTATATTTCAAATTTCAAGAAGCAACTTTTACTCATCAGAGTTTAGTATTGGTTTCACAAGTGACTTACTATCCTTTTAAAGGGGTTTTTGACTTTAAAGTGCTACATAGCAGGTATTAGTCCATCTTATTTCCATTATTGCTTTCATGGAGAAGCAGCATCAACAAACTAATTTTTACCCTTGGATGGATAGGTCGTCGTAAGCTGTTCACAAAGGATGAAAAAGTTCTTTGAACAAACGCATGCCTACTTTGGCAGAAGCTACTTCAGTAACTACTCTGACTATTGCTGACTCTTGTGAATTTTACTAAAAATTGAGTATCTTTTTTCATTCTTTCTCTGATCTTACTGATTTTAACATTGTAGTCATTTGTATTAGGCAAGAAAGAACCACATATAGGCCTTTGTTGTAATGTTTGGCCTAATGTTTTCTCAGTTTTCTAGTGCGTTCTTTGGGAAATATTAATTCAGACTACATACTTTTTGTTTCAGAGCAAGTGGCTGCCTCTACATACTCTTGCTGCATCAGGAGAGTTTTATCTTTTGGATGCATTACTTAAACACAATGTTGATATTAATGCCATCAATAAGGTATGTTGGTGTTGCACCCACTAAAACATTTTTCCTCCATTGTATTGTTTATTTGACTTGCCAATCTGTTAagaaaatttttaagagaaatagCTTTGAAATACTCGTATCTATTTGCTTAAATGTATTTGTgaaatattttatcaatatatcAGTGTTGTCCAGGATGGTTTATCTGCAATTCATAGAGCAATTCTTTGTAAGAAGCAAGCAATTTTCAACTACCTCCTTAGAAATTCAGCAAATCCTTTTGTCCGTGATAGAGTAAGTGAAATTATCAATTTATGATACTGCTCATAATTGTGACAGTTTATGAGACTTTTTCCTGGGTGAGCAATGGTTATCAGATATCATCTTGTGCTGATTAGCTGCATTTACATTCTGGATTCTGTGTCAAAGGTATTTATCCACATAATGATGCATTAGTCGAGTATACTACCATTCTTCATGTTtgaatttcatcaattttttggGATTAAATTTGTCTGAGAATCTCAAAGCTGTTGGCAAGTTACATCTTTGTTTATTGTAAAATCCATAACCATAACCATAAATCATGACCAGAACTAGCTTGACATGATCCAACCCTGAGTTTTGTGGCACCGACATAGATTGTCAAGGGAAAGACCTACCCTGAGAGAGCTGATTGGGTCATGAATAATTAAATTGTACCTGACCCAACTTAATCCTAAAAAAGATTGGGTCATTTCTGGCCAGAAGTTTTGACCTTAAATTTGGATAGCTTTGGGCATGGATCATGCCAGACCTAGACCTGACCCAAGATGCTTTCGCCCTTTTTGATTAGTCCATGTTATGACCAATTTCCAAAATTATTGACACTGTATTTCATGGAAACCATGTTAAAGCACTACAAATCACCTCATTGCAACTTTTTTTATGTGATCAATTTTATCTCGTGAAAACTCACATATATTGATGGATCGCATGGAGTATGATACCACTCCAACTAATAGTCCAAATCAGTTACCTAATATGTTCTTATGATAAACTGCAAGTACTTCTCAAATGAATCATGCCCCTAAGTTTAAGGACTATTTGTGAAATGTGCATATTGAATTTTGATGCATCATGCTAAGAATATGGTTCATGAGGTGTAGACACAGTTGTTGACCACTCAATGAGAGGCACATATATGAATGAGCATGAGCACTAATGTTATGGTCCTTGGCATAGGATTGCATTATGGTTCTAGAAGAGGAAGGGTTAGGCTGTGGTTGAGGTAAGGGTGAGTGTttattgggattttttttttttctacctaTGGTTACTGCTTGAGCTCAATTAAAGAGAGAACTCAAAAATCTCTGAGTAAGAAAGTACTCAACTTGTGTGAAATTTTGCTCCCTTTATTGAATAATAACaactgcatatatatacataagtgGAGGATAACAACCTCCTAAAACTTAGGGAAATGGAAAGAGTGGAGGTACACCCTCCTACAACTAAGGAATTGAAAATGCATAACAGAATTGGAAATAACAGAAATAGGATTTAGTGGCTGACTTGGTCTTTCCTAATTATCAGTGCATGACCCTGACTTAGTGGAAGTGTCTAGGAGTGAGGTTCAAGAAATTCCTTTTCCATGAGTGAACCTTTTGTAAACCGTAACATTTCTCTCCGCCTCCTCAACGCGCTTGTCCTCAAGCACAAAATTTGGATGTTGTTGTGTGAAGGCTGACAAAGGTTCCCAAGATGCATCTGTGGGTGAAGTGTGCTCCCAGTGGACAAGTAATTCAGTTTCACCCTTTCGAGATCAGTGGTCCAGAATGGCTAGTGGCTTAGGATTAGGAACTTCTGGGACAGTGGATGGAAGTTGTGAGGAGATGTTGGCAGCTTGGTCTGCATGGTAAGCCTTGAGGCTGACCACGTGAAAAATTGGGTGTATGTTGGACTCAGCGAGAAGGTCTAGCCTGTAGGCTATGGGACCTATTCTTTCCAAGATTTTAAAAAGGCCATAAAAACGGGCTGACAGTTTTTGAGAAGCCCTTTTTGCCACAGATGTTTGGCGGTAGGGCTGAAGTTTGACTAAAACCAATTCTCCCACTTGGAATTCAACAAATCTGTGCGTAGAATCATAATTGGCCTTCATCTTTTTGCTGTGCCTTCAATAAGTTATTACGAAGGGAGGCTATGACTTCGTCTCTTGATAGCAATAATTGATCCACAGCTTCAATTTTAGATGATCCCAGATAGTAGGAAAGTAGGCGAGGGGGCTGTCTACCATAAACCACTTTGAAGGAAGTGGCTTTAAGAGAGGAATGGTAGCTAGTATTGTAGCAATATTCACCCCAAGAGAGCCAATCCAACCAACGCCTTGGTTTCTCACTGGTGAAGCAACGAAGATACATTTCAATGGTCCTGTTAACCACTTCGGTTTGTCCGTCGGACTGTGGGTGGTAGGAGGAGCTAAAACAGAGCTTGATCCACATAGGCGGAAGAGTTCAGACCAGAAGGCACCTGTGAACGTTGAATCTCAATCACTGACTATGGATATTGGTAAATCGTGGAGTTTGAACATGGAGTCAAAGAAGGTTCTTGCCACCACTGAGGCTATATAGGGGTGAGATAGAGGAAGGAGGTAACGGTATTTGGAAAATCTGTCCACGACCACAAACAAGACATTTTTTCCATGTGAA includes:
- the LOC105061219 gene encoding LOW QUALITY PROTEIN: ankyrin repeat domain-containing protein, chloroplastic (The sequence of the model RefSeq protein was modified relative to this genomic sequence to represent the inferred CDS: inserted 1 base in 1 codon), with translation MPPPSSLLLPLKSPLQLPSLPASLSRFQSKRHPAPSPFTKPFFPRSFTPLAANPTSFPYSFPPNPFRNPDQEAREIPTLGGGDDDEDDELIVGDCLVFEEGAFEDGDPSPTPDPGREVERPRRRKPAAAKAASALEHENLVPEKWKEAVEEINLTKKEKRKISHQLKFGSRLERRKPPPLPDIEEYNAYREMKLSQLNPVVLDNPREFALEKEAVVPPEPGGGRVAPRNPRLELGGGTLENIMDFFNSGDYVPEGIDDDKMPQGRRKLFTKDEKVXLNKRMPTLAEATSSKWLPLHTLAASGEFYLLDALLKHNVDINAINKDGLSAIHRAILCKKQAIFNYLLRNSANPFVRDRDGATLIHYAVQTAASQTIKILLLYNVDINLSDYDGWTPLHLAVQTRRTDIVRLLLIKGADKSLKNRDGLTPLDLCLHSGRDLRTYELIKLLKGHPLSKSRA